The following are encoded together in the Salvia hispanica cultivar TCC Black 2014 chromosome 6, UniMelb_Shisp_WGS_1.0, whole genome shotgun sequence genome:
- the LOC125192774 gene encoding probable disease resistance protein At1g58602 yields MAEAAILGIIQHLESSYANTYYNNLEFRIKKLRGMLDFLSDLKMEEERRPKYLMADLLELAQEVADSRYITDYWFDTYHIEIELTKMRIINFGADDKNDREEDEEVVVGLEKDVRKLIDKVLLNDLCSDHTWIIKGMAGIGKTTLARQVYNHKDVVGWFEHRAWVSITSDKSNKEILVDLIQQMAVGSEELFERDYLLEEKDNRSLRKLLLQHLEGKRYLMVFDNMLRGMNLGYIFRDIDETGKYHEDCGSRELWTSRFSTSIGDSIHNMKPLDVDTSWQLFLKTIDKFTSIENKFSKDLERKGKEMLKKCGGLPLAIIDVGRQKAKERLSGIEWEELFDSIDLSESLKKLEPMYDELDEDFKACFLHMSFFKENAIMREEKLEQIWAASGLYPLTTLEERYNGRGGTCYVLLKESIIEGLNGTPRQREVKRCRMNPLLHMLSVKKAEEEIGLEILNSNRNSKPSQNPRHRVVHCGREKFNHSKNHENKQLISLIFHGGGGYLEDVSPSYWESFELLKILDLEDFGVKIMSESIGTLTKLRYLGLRNNYLTRIPRSLGDLENLEVLDIDLNFMVEVPDIIGEMGSLRNLYMSDVIFRHPLKIDTLENLETLTNISIYDWAYEVSGLETLNRLVKLGIEDIDENLDVGKLFASLAKLWRLRRLILRGPRFTSMPCLDEIGVFFLLERLRLDGRLDRLPSASNFPRSLHHLILANTCLEDDPMPILEKLRVLRRLKLQNAFTGREMVIQDKGFSSLRFLSINELWNLRNIKVGRRALPFLVQLEINNCPRLETIPEEIGSMKDLEEFKMVTTKHIATKIRASGLTSNIVEVDIVP; encoded by the exons ATGGCGGAGGCCGCGATCTTAGGGATCATACAACATCTCGAGAGTTCGTATGCTAATACATACTATAACAACTTGGAATTCAGAATTAAAAAGCTACGAGGGATGTTGGATTTCTTGAGTGACTTGAAAATGGAAGAGGAGAGAAGGCCAAAATATTTGATGGCTGACTTGCTCGAGTTGGCTCAAGAAGTTGCGGACAGCAGGTACATTACAGATTACTGGTTCGATACATACCACATTGAGATCGAGTTGACAAAAATGCGAATCATAAACTTCGGAGCAGATGACAAAAATGATAgagaagaagacgaagaagtTGTGGTGGGGTTGGAGAAAGACGTGCGCAAGTTGATTGACAAAGTATTATTAAATGATTTATGTTCAGACCATACTTGGATTATCAAAGGCATGGCTGGTATAGGAAAGACAACTCTTGCAAGACAAGTATACAACCATAAGGATGTCGTGGGCTGGTTCGAGCACCGGGCGTGGGTGTCCATTACCAGTGACAAGAGTAACAAAGAGATACTTGTGGATCTGATACAACAGATGGCGGTAGGCAGTGAAGAATTATTTGAAAGAGATTATTTGTTGGAGGAAAAGGATAATCGAAGTCTACGAAAGCTGCTTCTGCAACACCTGGAAGGAAAGCGATATTTAATGGTTTTCGACAACATGCTCAGAGGAATGAACTTGGGATACATCTTTCGAGATATAGATGAAACag GTAAATACCATGAAGACTGCGGAAGTCGAGAGTTGTGGACAAGTCGTTTTTCTACAAGTATAGGCGATAGTATTCACAACATGAAACCTTTGGATGTTGATACGAGCTGGCAATTGTTTTTGAAaacaattgataaatttacTAGTATTGAGAACAAATTCTCAAAGGATTTGGAGAGGAAGGGAAAAGAGATGTTGAAAAAATGTGGAGGCTTACCGCTAGCTATAATAGATGTTGGAAGGCAGAAAGCAAAAGAAAGACTTTCGGGGATTGAATGGGAAGAACtttttgattcaattgatttgagtgaatcattgaaaaaattggaacCGATGTATGATGAACTGGATGAAGATTTTAAGGCATGTTTCTTGCATATGTCCTTTTTTaaggaaaatgcaataatgaGGGAAGAGAAGTTGGAACAAATTTGGGCTGCTAGTGGATTATACCCACTAACTACACTTGAAGAACGGTACAACGGAAGAGGAGGGACATGTTATGTTTTACTTAAAGAATCCATTATTGAAGGATTGAATGGAACTCCACGCCAACGTGAAGTGAAAAGGTGTCGAATGAATCCTCTACTACACATGCTATCAGTAAAAAAAGCGGAGGAGGAAATCGGCTTGGAGATCTTGAACAGCAATCGTAATAGTAAACCCTCTCAGAATCCTCGTCATCGTGTTGTTCATTGTGGCAGAGAGAAGTTCAATCATTCCAAAAATCACGAAAACAAACAGCTTATTTCTCTCATCTTCCATGGAGGTGGTGGCTACTTAGAGGATGTTAGCCCGTCTTACTGGGAGAGTTTTGAACTACTCAAAATACTCGACTTGGAAGATTTTGGGGTGAAGATTATGTCAGAATCAATCGGCACTTTGACTAAGTTAAGGTACTTGGGATTAAGAAACAATTACCTAACGAGGATCCCACGCTCGTTGGGGGATCTTGAAAACCTTGAGGTTCTTGATATAGATCTAAACTTTATGGTGGAGGTGCCGGATATCATAGGGGAAATGGGCAGCCTTCGTAATCTCTACATGTCTGATGTGATTTTCCGGCATCCTTTGAAAATAGACACACTAGAGAATCTCGAGACGCTAACCAACATCTCGATTTATGATTGGGCATATGAGGTCTCGGGCTTGGAGACATTGAATCGTCTTGTAAAATTAGGCATTGAAGACATTGATGAAAACTTGGATGTAGGCAAGCTCTTTGCGTCACTAGCTAAGTTGTGGAGGCTCAGACGCCTTATCTTGAGAGGGCCTCGTTTCACAAGCATGCCGTGTTTGGATGAGattggggttttttttttacttgagAGACTTAGACTAGATGGACGCCTCGATAGGCTACCAAGTGCTAGTAATTTCCCTCGAAGTCTTCATCACTTGATTTTGGCTAATACTTGTCTTGAAGATGACCCCATGCCGATACTAGAGAAGTTGAGAGTACTGAGGCGCCTCAAACTGCAGAATGCATTCACTGGTCGAGAAATGGTGATCCAGGACAAGGGGTTTTCATCTCTCCGTTTCCTTAGCATCAACGAGTTGTGGAATCTTAGAAACATAAAAGTTGGAAGGCGTGCACTGCCGTTTCTCGTCCAACTAGAAATCAATAATTGTCCACGTCTTGAAACCATTCCGGAAGAGATTGGGTCGATGAAGGATTTGGAGGAGTTTAAAATGGTAACAACCAAACACATTGCAACAAAGATAAGAGCTTCGGGCTTAACCTCCAATATTGTGGAGGTGGATATCGTTCCATAA
- the LOC125192477 gene encoding putative disease resistance RPP13-like protein 3 isoform X2, producing the protein MVEAAILGMIQHLESSYAACHDLELRIKELRGVLDFLSDLKMEESKRPKYLMADLLELAQDVADSIEIEDFWFMRYQSEIKLKKIQIINFGADDKNDRGEEEEKEEGEDTVRKLVDKVLLNDFCRHSVWLIKGMIGIGKTTLARQVYNHKDVVGWFEHRAWVSITSDKSNKEILVDLIQQMMVGSDELIERDYLLEEKDNRSLQKMLGKHLEGKRYLMVFDNMPKGMDLSLIFRPIVGPAQTPV; encoded by the exons ATGGTGGAGGCCGCGATCTTAGGGATGATACAACATCTCGAGAGTTCGTATGCTGCATGCCATGACTTGGAACTCAGAATTAAAGAGCTAAGAGGGGTGTTGGATTTCTTGAGTGACTTGAAAATGGAAGAGAGCAAAAGGCCAAAATATTTGATGGCTGACTTGCTCGAGTTGGCTCAAGATGTTGCAGATAGtattgaaattgaagattTCTGGTTCATGAGATACCAAAGTGAGATcaagttgaaaaaaatacaaatcataAACTTTGGAGCTGATGACAAAAATGAcagaggagaagaagaagaaaaagaagaaggagaagacaCAGTGCGCAAGTTGGTTGATAAAGTATTATTAAACGATTTTTGTAGACACAGTGTTTGGCTTATCAAAGGCATGATTGGTATCGGAAAGACAACTCTTGCGAGACAAGTATACAACCATAAGGACGTCGTAGGCTGGTTCGAGCACCGGGCGTGGGTGTCCATTACTAGTGATAAGAGTAACAAAGAGATACTTGTGGATCTGATACAACAGATGATGGTAGGCAGTGACGAACTAATTGAAAGAGATTATCTGTTGGAGGAAAAGGATAATCGAAGTCTACAAAAGATGCTTGGGAAACACCTGGAAGGAAAGCGATATTTAATGGTTTTCGACAACATGCCCAAAGGAATGGACTTGAGCCTCATCTTCCGACCAATAGTTGGTCCag CACAAACACCCGTATGA
- the LOC125192477 gene encoding probable disease resistance protein At1g58602 isoform X1, with amino-acid sequence MVEAAILGMIQHLESSYAACHDLELRIKELRGVLDFLSDLKMEESKRPKYLMADLLELAQDVADSIEIEDFWFMRYQSEIKLKKIQIINFGADDKNDRGEEEEKEEGEDTVRKLVDKVLLNDFCRHSVWLIKGMIGIGKTTLARQVYNHKDVVGWFEHRAWVSITSDKSNKEILVDLIQQMMVGSDELIERDYLLEEKDNRSLQKMLGKHLEGKRYLMVFDNMPKGMDLSLIFRPIVGPGIYFIAHL; translated from the coding sequence ATGGTGGAGGCCGCGATCTTAGGGATGATACAACATCTCGAGAGTTCGTATGCTGCATGCCATGACTTGGAACTCAGAATTAAAGAGCTAAGAGGGGTGTTGGATTTCTTGAGTGACTTGAAAATGGAAGAGAGCAAAAGGCCAAAATATTTGATGGCTGACTTGCTCGAGTTGGCTCAAGATGTTGCAGATAGtattgaaattgaagattTCTGGTTCATGAGATACCAAAGTGAGATcaagttgaaaaaaatacaaatcataAACTTTGGAGCTGATGACAAAAATGAcagaggagaagaagaagaaaaagaagaaggagaagacaCAGTGCGCAAGTTGGTTGATAAAGTATTATTAAACGATTTTTGTAGACACAGTGTTTGGCTTATCAAAGGCATGATTGGTATCGGAAAGACAACTCTTGCGAGACAAGTATACAACCATAAGGACGTCGTAGGCTGGTTCGAGCACCGGGCGTGGGTGTCCATTACTAGTGATAAGAGTAACAAAGAGATACTTGTGGATCTGATACAACAGATGATGGTAGGCAGTGACGAACTAATTGAAAGAGATTATCTGTTGGAGGAAAAGGATAATCGAAGTCTACAAAAGATGCTTGGGAAACACCTGGAAGGAAAGCGATATTTAATGGTTTTCGACAACATGCCCAAAGGAATGGACTTGAGCCTCATCTTCCGACCAATAGTTGGTCCaggtatatattttattgctCATCTCtga
- the LOC125195618 gene encoding probable disease resistance protein At1g58602 — MLSIKKAEEEIGLEILNSNRNSKPIQNPRHRVIYCGREKFNHSTNHDNKELISLIFHGGGGYVEDVSRSCWESFELLKILDLEDFGVKAMSESIGTLIELRYLGLRNNYLTRIPRSLGDLEKLEVLDIAQNFMVEVPDIIGEMGSLRNLHMSDVIFPHPLKIDTLENLETLTNISIYDWAEVSSLETWNHITKLGIEDVDENLDVGKLFASLAKLKILQHLTLRGFRFRSMPCLDKIGVVRELWKLRVDGRLDRLPRASNFPLRIRDLVLVNTCLEEDPMPVLEKLSSLQRLRLSNAFTGREMVIQYEGFPELVSLSINELWNLRNIQVGKDAMWCLCQLEIMNCPHLETLPEGIRYMGFLEQFKMITIKHVATKIRSSGLTSQAFENDIDP; from the coding sequence ATGctatcaataaaaaaagcGGAGGAGGAAATAGGCTTGGAGATTTTGAACAGCAATCGAAATAGTAAACCCATTCAGAATCCTCGTCACCGTGTTATTTATTGTGGCAGAGAGAAGTTTAATCATTCCACAAATCATGACAACAAAGAGCTAATTTCTCTCATCTTCCATGGAGGTGGTGGCTACGTAGAGGATGTTAGCCGGTCTTGTTGGGAGAGTTTTGAACTACTCAAAATACTCGACTTGGAAGATTTTGGAGTGAAGGCTATGTCAGAATCAATCGGCACTTTGATTGAGTTAAGGTACTTGGGATTAAGAAACAATTACCTAACGAGGATCCCACGCTCGTTGGGGGATCTTGAAAAGCTTGAGGTTCTTGATATAGCTCAAAACTTTATGGTGGAGGTGCCGGATATCATAGGGGAAATGGGCAGCCTTCGTAATCTCCACATGTCGGATGTGATTTTCCCGCATCCTTTGAAAATAGACACACTAGAGAATCTCGAGACCTTAACCAACATCTCGATTTATGATTGGGCAGAGGTCTCGAGCTTGGAGACATGGAAtcatattacaaaattaggcATTGAAGATGTTGATGAAAACTTGGATGTAGGCAAGCTCTTTGCTTCACTAGCTAAGTTAAAGATACTCCAACACCTTACCTTGAGAGGGTTTCGTTTCAGAAGCATGCCGTGTTTGGACAAGATTGGTGTTGTACGTGAACTTTGGAAACTTAGAGTGGACGGACGCCTGGATAGGCTACCACGTGCTAGTAATTTCCCACTACGTATTCGTGACTTGGTTTTGGTAAATACTTGTCTTGAGGAAGATCCCATGCCGGTACTAGAGAAGTTGTCCTCTCTACAACGCCTCAGACTATCGAATGCATTTACTGGTCGAGAAATGGTGATCCAGTATGAGGGGTTCCCAGAGCTCGTTAGCCTTAGCATCAACGAGTTGTGGAATCTTAGAAACATACAAGTTGGAAAGGATGCAATGTGGTGTCTCTGCCAACTAGAAATCATGAACTGTCCACATCTTGAAACCCTGCCGGAAGGGATTAGGTATATGGGGTTTTTGGAGCAGTTTAAGATGATAACAATCAAACACGTTGCAACGAAGATAAGAAGCTCGGGCTTAACCTCCCAAGCTTTTGAGAATGATATCGATCCATAA
- the LOC125193035 gene encoding probable disease resistance protein At1g58602, whose translation MAEAAILGMIQHLEGSYAKCYNFEYRIKELRGVLDFLSDLKMEERRRPKYLMADLVELAQDVADSRNIRFYPREIKMTKMRIINFRADDKNDKKKKKKNKQKKKKKKKKEEVVVGLEKDVRKLIDGVLLNDLCTDDTWIIKGMTGIGKTTLARQVYNHKDVVGWFEHRGWVSITSDKSYKEILVDLIQQMMVDSEELIDRDYLLEEKDNRSLRKMLRQHLEGKRFLMVFDNMPKGMDLRDILRHRDDDEYHEDWGSRKLWTSRFTTNIDDCIHNMKALDSDKSWQLFLKTIDKFISDEHKFTKELERKGKEMLKKCGGLPLAIIDVARQKAKQRLLGIEWEELFDSIDLSESLKKLEPMYDELDEDIKACFLHMSLFKENAIMREEKLEQIWAASGLDALTTLEDRYIGEEGTCYVLLTESIIKAVNETPHQREVKRCRMNPLLHMLSVQKAEEEIGLEILNSNGNSKPSQNPRHRVIHCGREKFNHSTNHDSKQLISLIFHGGGGYLEDVSPSYWESFELLKILDLEDFGVKTMSESIGTLTELRYLGLRNNYLTRIPRSLGDLEKLEVLDIDLNFMVEVSEIIGEMGSLRNLHMSDVIFRHPLKIDTLENLETLTNISIYNWTYEVSGLETLNHLVKLGIEDVDENLDVGKLFASLAKLRSLQHLILKGSRFRSMPCLDEIGVLYLLPRLRLDGRLDRLPSASNFPRCIHHLILANTCLEDDPMPILEKLSRLRLLKLRNAFTGREMVIQDQGFPCLRFLIINELWNLRNIQVGWDAMSILGLLEINNCPHLETIPEEIGSMKHFEEFKMVTTKHIATKVRASSLPSNIVELDIVP comes from the exons ATGGCGGAGGCCGCTATCTTAGGGATGATACAACATCTCGAGGGTTCGTATGCTAAATGTTACAACTTTGAGTACAGAATTAAAGAGCTACGAGGGGTGTTGGATTTCTTGAGTGATTTGAAAATGGAAGAGAGGAGAAGGCCAAAATATTTGATGGCTGACTTGGTCGAGTTGGCTCAAGATGTTGCGGACAGCAGGAACATTAGATTTTATCCAAGGGAGATCAAGATGACAAAAATGCGAATCATAAACTTCAGAGCAGATGACAAAAAtgataagaagaagaagaagaaaaataagcagaagaagaagaaaaagaagaagaaagaagaagttGTGGTGGGGTTGGAGAAAGACGTGCGCAAGTTGATTGACGGAGTATTACTAAACGATTTATGTACAGACGATACTTGGATTATCAAAGGCATGACTGGTATAGGAAAGACAACTCTTGCGAGACAAGTATACAACCATAAGGACGTCGTGGGCTGGTTCGAGCACCGGGGGTGGGTGTCCATTACTAGTGACAAGAGTTACAAAGAGATACTTGTGGATCTGATACAACAGATGATGGTAGACAGTGAAGAACTGATTGATAGAGATTATTTGTTGGAGGAAAAGGATAATCGAAGTCTACGAAAGATGCTTCGGCAACACCTGGAAGGAAAGCGATTTTTAATGGTTTTCGACAACATGCCCAAAGGAATGGACTTGAGAGACATCTTGCGACATCGAGATGatg ATGAATACCATGAAGATTGGGGAAGTCGAAAGTTGTGGACAAGCCGTTTTACAACAAATATAGACGATTGTATTCACAATATGAAAGCTTTGGATTCTGATAAGAGCTGGCAATTGTTTTTGAAaacaattgataaatttataagtgATGAGCACAAATTCACAAAGGAGTTGGAGAGGAAGGGAAAAGAGATGCTGAAAAAATGTGGGGGTTTGCCGCTTGCTATAATAGATGTCGCAAGGCAGAAAGCAAAACAAAGACTTTTAGGGATTGAATGGGAAGAACtttttgattcaattgatttgagtgaatcattgaaaaaattggaacCGATGTATGATGAATTGGATGAAGATATTAAGGCATGTTTCTTGCATATGTCCCTTTTTaaggaaaatgcaataatgaGGGAAGAGAAGTTGGAACAAATTTGGGCTGCAAGTGGATTAGACGCACTAACAACACTTGAAGACCGGTACATCGGAGAAGAAGGAACATGTTATGTTTTACTTACAGAATCCATTATTAAAGCAGTGAACGAAACTCCACATCAACGTGAAGTAAAAAGGTGTCGAATGAATCCTCTACTACACATGCTATCAGTACAAAAAGCGGAGGAGGAAATAGGCTTGGAGATCTTAAACAGCAATGGAAATAGTAAACCTTCTCAGAATCCTCGTCATCGTGTTATTCATTGTGGCAGAGAGAAGTTTAATCATTCCACGAATCACGACAGCAAACAGCttatttctctcattttccATGGGGGTGGTGGCTACTTAGAGGATGTTAGCCCGTCTTATTGGGAGAGTTTTGAACTACTCAAAATACTCGACTTGGAAGATTTTGGGGTGAAGACTATGTCAGAATCAATCGGAACTTTGACTGAGTTAAGGTATTTAGGATTAAGAAACAATTACCTAACGAGGATCCCACGCTCGTTGGGGGATCTTGAAAAGCTTGAGGTTCTTGATATAGATCTAAACTTCATGGTGGAGGTATCGGAGATCATAGGGGAAATGGGCAGCCTTCGTAATCTCCACATGTCTGATGTGATTTTCAGGCATCCTTTGAAAATTGACACATTAGAGAATCTCGAGACCCTAACCAACATCTCGATTTATAATTGGACATATGAGGTCTCAGGCTTGGAGACATTGAATCATCTTGTAAAATTAGGCATTGAAGACGTTGATGAAAACTTGGATGTAGGCAAGCTCTTTGCGTCACTAGCTAAGTTGAGGAGCCTACAACACCTTATCTTGAAAGGGTCTCGTTTTAGAAGCATGCCATGTTTGGATGAGATTGGTGTTCTTTATTTACTTCCGAGACTTCGCCTAGATGGACGCCTTGATAGGCTACCAAGTGCTAGTAATTTCCCTCGATGTATTCATCACTTGATTTTGGCTAATACTTGTCTTGAAGATGACCCCATGCCGATACTAGAGAAGTTGAGTCGACTGAGACTCCTCAAACTGCGGAATGCATTCACTGGTCGAGAAATGGTGATCCAGGACCAGGGGTTTCCATGTCTCCGTTTCCTTATCATCAATGAGCTGTGGAATCTTAGAAACATTCAAGTTGGTTGGGATGCAATGTCGATTCTCGGCCTACTAGAAATCAATAACTGTCCACATCTCGAAACAATTCCAGAAGAGATTGGGTCGATGAAGCATTTCGAGGAGTTTAAGATGGTAACAACCAAACACATTGCAACAAAGGTAAGAGCTTCGAGCTTACCCTCCAATATCGTGGAGCTGGATATCGTTCCGTAA